The Neobacillus sp. OS1-2 genome includes a window with the following:
- a CDS encoding Lrp/AsnC family transcriptional regulator, which produces MAALISLTKRRREFLDQIWQQYQTTNLPVHYSDVAEAIGVSKWTAYDVLKTLESQGLLKRTYAVNENETGRSTVVFSPTSMADLLFQKERREISNPDEWEIILNRVRVLMAQQQNLPLMDAIKHILELMKNVEVKLEFCTYFLCVLLLFLNSLGNPIKDLTVNMVNASEESHIQLSVFVGAVVGMIIQSVGDEISPEMIIIVQQFFNNANQLHSTEIDLLISFIKQS; this is translated from the coding sequence GTGGCGGCGTTGATTTCCTTAACGAAAAGAAGACGGGAGTTTCTTGACCAGATTTGGCAGCAATATCAAACTACCAATCTTCCTGTTCATTATTCTGACGTGGCTGAGGCGATTGGTGTGAGCAAATGGACTGCATATGATGTTTTGAAAACTTTAGAAAGCCAGGGTCTTTTAAAAAGAACCTATGCTGTAAACGAAAATGAAACGGGAAGATCCACTGTGGTCTTCTCTCCTACAAGCATGGCAGATCTCCTATTTCAAAAAGAGAGAAGAGAAATTTCCAATCCAGATGAATGGGAAATAATTCTTAACCGCGTAAGGGTTCTAATGGCACAACAACAAAATCTCCCGTTGATGGACGCAATTAAACATATCTTAGAACTAATGAAAAATGTCGAGGTTAAACTAGAATTCTGTACCTACTTCCTTTGTGTTCTCCTCTTATTCTTGAATAGCCTTGGAAATCCTATTAAGGACTTAACTGTGAATATGGTGAATGCATCTGAAGAATCACACATACAGCTTTCTGTATTTGTAGGGGCTGTTGTCGGTATGATCATCCAGTCTGTCGGTGACGAAATTAGCCCTGAAATGATTATAATAGTCCAACAGTTTTTTAATAACGCTAACCAGCTTCATTCTACAGAAATAGACTTATTAATCTCATTTATTAAGCAAAGTTAA
- a CDS encoding iron-containing alcohol dehydrogenase, translated as MYKVYCRSFQGVMKVASSFMPWREPQLLEGENSLKELPQLIKQNKIESVLIVTDQGIVAVGLMDEFLNNLRTEGIKFVIYDKTVPNPTIDNIEEAFQMYTSNHCKGIVAFGGGSPMDCAKGVGARAARPKKNIRKMKGVLKVLKKMPPLFAIPTTAGTGSEATLAAVVSNSETHEKYAIMDTALIPHYAVLDPLLIINLPKHITAATGIDALTHAVEAYIGKSNTKETTKYSVDAVKLIFENLYESYTNGTNIQARKNMQKAAYWAGMAFTRAYVGYVHAIAHTLGGFYSVPHGLANAIILPYVLEYYGESVHKPLAELAEVVGIGKHNDSVREKAGNFIEAIKKLNEKMEIPKKVSGIVDSDIPLMVERALKEANPLYPVPRILNKEDLFNLYQLIKE; from the coding sequence ATGTATAAAGTTTATTGCAGGTCATTTCAAGGAGTGATGAAAGTTGCCTCCTCCTTCATGCCTTGGCGGGAACCGCAACTGCTAGAGGGAGAAAATAGTTTAAAAGAATTACCGCAACTGATTAAACAGAATAAAATTGAAAGTGTGTTAATTGTCACCGACCAAGGAATCGTAGCTGTTGGACTAATGGACGAATTCCTGAATAACCTTCGAACTGAAGGAATCAAATTCGTTATTTACGATAAAACGGTACCTAACCCAACAATCGATAATATTGAGGAAGCATTTCAAATGTATACCTCCAACCATTGCAAGGGGATTGTTGCATTTGGCGGTGGATCGCCAATGGATTGTGCCAAAGGGGTTGGTGCACGTGCAGCAAGACCGAAAAAGAATATTCGCAAAATGAAGGGTGTATTAAAGGTTTTGAAAAAAATGCCTCCCCTATTTGCCATTCCCACCACAGCTGGCACTGGCAGTGAAGCAACTCTTGCTGCCGTAGTTTCCAATAGCGAGACACACGAAAAATATGCCATAATGGATACAGCACTCATTCCGCATTATGCTGTCCTTGATCCCTTACTAATTATTAATCTTCCGAAACATATTACGGCAGCAACTGGAATTGACGCTCTAACGCATGCTGTCGAAGCCTATATCGGCAAAAGTAACACAAAGGAAACCACAAAATACAGTGTAGATGCAGTAAAATTAATCTTTGAAAATCTTTATGAATCCTATACAAATGGGACCAACATACAGGCACGTAAGAATATGCAAAAAGCGGCCTATTGGGCTGGTATGGCATTCACACGTGCATATGTTGGGTATGTCCACGCAATCGCCCATACGTTGGGTGGTTTTTATTCGGTTCCCCATGGGCTAGCAAATGCAATCATCCTCCCTTATGTCCTTGAGTATTACGGTGAATCCGTCCATAAACCTTTAGCCGAGCTGGCTGAAGTCGTTGGGATTGGTAAACACAATGATAGTGTGAGAGAAAAGGCAGGAAACTTTATTGAGGCTATAAAAAAGCTAAACGAAAAGATGGAGATTCCTAAAAAGGTTAGTGGAATTGTCGACAGCGATATTCCGTTAATGGTTGAACGGGCGTTAAAGGAAGCCAATCCCCTCTACCCAGTACCAAGGATTCTCAATAAAGAAGATCTATTCAATCTTTACCAACTGATAAAGGAATAA
- a CDS encoding aldehyde dehydrogenase: protein METYNSLLTKQQFFFRTETTKDIAFRLEALQKLRTAIKTNEKVLMEALRADLNKSEFDAYTSEIGFVLEELRFTIKHLQSWVKPKKVKTPVTHIGSNSYIYSEPYGVALIIAPWNYPFQLAIAPLIGAIAAGNCAVIKPSELTPKTSEILEKLIGDIFPEEYISVIQGGVETSQALLDEKFDYIFFTGSVPVGKLIMEAAAKNLTPLTLELGGKSPCIVHKDANIKLAAKRIAWGKFTNAGQTCIAPDYLYVHQSIKDQFLQQLKEATIELYGQKPLDNMNFTRIVSERHFQRLCSFLDHGKLYMGGGGNQERLTIEPTVLTNVTWEDPIMQDEIFGPILPVLQYNELSEVFTGIHRHPKPLALYIFTENPTVQQKVLTSVSFGGGCVNDTVYHFVSPYLPFGGVGNSGIGAYHGKGNFNTFSHQKSVLKQTTLFDIPFRYPNVKNGLKKIKLFMK, encoded by the coding sequence ATGGAAACGTACAATTCCCTCCTTACGAAACAACAATTTTTTTTTCGCACAGAAACAACAAAAGATATCGCTTTCCGACTTGAAGCACTTCAAAAATTAAGAACTGCAATTAAAACGAACGAGAAAGTGTTGATGGAAGCATTAAGAGCGGATTTAAATAAATCAGAATTTGATGCTTATACCTCTGAAATAGGTTTTGTTCTTGAAGAATTACGATTCACCATCAAACATTTACAGTCATGGGTGAAGCCAAAAAAGGTGAAAACACCCGTAACACATATCGGCTCCAACAGTTACATTTATTCAGAACCATACGGGGTTGCACTAATTATTGCCCCTTGGAATTATCCCTTTCAATTGGCAATCGCCCCGTTAATCGGTGCCATTGCTGCGGGAAACTGTGCAGTTATCAAGCCTTCTGAATTGACGCCGAAAACATCTGAAATACTAGAGAAACTTATAGGTGATATATTCCCTGAGGAGTACATTTCAGTAATCCAAGGTGGCGTGGAAACAAGCCAAGCACTGCTTGACGAAAAATTTGATTATATCTTTTTTACCGGTAGCGTCCCAGTTGGAAAGCTCATTATGGAGGCGGCAGCGAAAAATTTGACCCCATTGACATTAGAATTGGGCGGAAAAAGCCCTTGTATTGTTCATAAGGATGCCAATATAAAACTAGCTGCCAAGCGGATTGCCTGGGGGAAATTTACCAATGCCGGGCAAACCTGTATTGCCCCTGATTATTTGTATGTTCATCAGAGTATTAAGGATCAATTTCTCCAGCAATTGAAGGAAGCAACGATTGAATTGTATGGGCAAAAGCCGTTAGATAATATGAATTTTACTAGAATAGTAAGTGAGCGGCACTTTCAGCGACTATGTTCTTTCCTCGATCATGGGAAACTTTATATGGGCGGCGGCGGAAATCAAGAAAGATTAACGATTGAGCCAACGGTCTTAACAAATGTCACTTGGGAAGATCCGATCATGCAAGATGAGATATTTGGGCCGATTCTACCTGTTCTTCAGTACAATGAGCTTTCAGAGGTATTTACCGGTATTCATCGACACCCAAAACCACTGGCTCTCTATATTTTTACGGAAAATCCTACAGTACAGCAAAAGGTCCTTACTAGCGTATCTTTTGGCGGGGGCTGTGTTAATGACACGGTGTATCATTTTGTCTCCCCTTATCTGCCGTTTGGCGGTGTGGGAAACAGTGGGATTGGCGCCTATCACGGCAAAGGGAATTTCAATACTTTTTCCCATCAAAAAAGCGTTTTAAAACAAACAACCTTATTTGACATTCCGTTTCGTTATCCAAATGTAAAAAACGGGCTCAAGAAAATTAAGCTTTTCATGAAGTAA
- a CDS encoding GNAT family N-acetyltransferase gives MHWYEKLNQYFPVEEMKSKEHMETLLKERSEIYHKDEGPNHVLMYVELDHFVFIDYLFVSKNARGQGLGHNLMEKLKSKGKPIILEVEPVNYEDSDTEKRLRYYKREGFEHANSIGYERRSLATNEINKMEILYWAPHHESEEMIFAAMKKTYDMIHTYKDQHFYGESYQPVEEVLTFNDEPENGNILDKL, from the coding sequence ATGCATTGGTATGAGAAGCTGAATCAATATTTTCCGGTTGAAGAGATGAAATCAAAAGAACACATGGAAACATTACTAAAAGAGCGTTCTGAAATCTATCATAAAGATGAGGGACCCAACCATGTGTTAATGTATGTGGAGCTCGATCATTTTGTCTTCATCGATTATCTTTTCGTTTCGAAAAATGCCCGTGGCCAGGGGCTTGGCCATAACCTGATGGAAAAGTTGAAAAGCAAAGGAAAACCTATTATCCTTGAAGTTGAACCCGTTAACTATGAAGACAGCGACACAGAGAAAAGGCTACGTTACTATAAACGTGAAGGCTTCGAGCATGCGAATTCAATCGGGTATGAAAGAAGGTCGCTTGCCACAAATGAGATTAATAAAATGGAAATCCTTTATTGGGCACCGCATCATGAATCGGAAGAAATGATATTTGCAGCGATGAAAAAAACGTACGATATGATACACACCTATAAGGATCAACATTTCTATGGTGAATCCTATCAGCCAGTTGAAGAGGTTCTGACCTTTAATGACGAACCAGAGAATGGGAATATTTTAGATAAACTATAA
- the cls gene encoding cardiolipin synthase, with the protein MEVTTLTTLFVTIVLIGNIVLAGVVVFIERRDIGSTWAWLMVLFFIPIVGFLVYLFLGRQLKQKNFYQLSSEERSYLKSTVDEQTHQLQNSSFYQRNLLTKHFDLLLMNLKSSNALLTMYNEIEIFSDGHDKFQSLFEEIKKAQEEIHLQYYIIQGDSLGKRLRDELTKKAKEGVKVRVLYDDIGSKSISPGFFKELIQYGGEVEVFFPSFLKLINFRINNRNHRKLCIIDRKIAYIGGFNIGNEYLGLDKKFGYWRDTHLKVRGESVNQLQGRFLLDWNYAAKNKLNLVPYSVPVEKPEGDTPVQIIASGPNSETEHIKNAYIKLITSAKKTVYIQTPYFVPDASFMDACKIALLSGVDVSIMIPSKGDSPIVYWATMSYAGELIDYGAKIYLYEKGFIHAKTIVVDQEVASVGTANIDTRSFRLNFEVNAVLYDEKAATQLHSLFLQDCKDSSEYSIARYKDRSILNKFKEAITRLLSPIL; encoded by the coding sequence ATGGAAGTGACAACTTTAACAACATTGTTTGTAACGATTGTTCTCATCGGTAATATTGTGCTTGCGGGTGTGGTTGTGTTTATCGAACGAAGAGACATAGGATCCACTTGGGCATGGCTTATGGTTCTTTTCTTTATTCCTATTGTGGGATTTTTAGTTTATTTGTTCCTTGGAAGACAATTAAAACAAAAAAACTTTTACCAATTATCATCTGAAGAAAGAAGCTATCTTAAATCAACTGTTGACGAACAAACACATCAACTGCAAAACAGCAGTTTTTACCAACGGAATTTGCTAACAAAACATTTTGATTTACTACTGATGAACTTGAAGTCATCTAATGCATTGCTTACGATGTACAATGAAATTGAGATTTTTAGTGACGGGCATGACAAGTTCCAATCTCTATTTGAAGAAATAAAAAAAGCACAAGAGGAAATTCATCTTCAATACTATATCATCCAAGGCGATTCCCTGGGGAAAAGACTGCGGGATGAGCTCACAAAAAAGGCTAAGGAAGGTGTAAAAGTTAGGGTTCTTTACGATGATATTGGATCTAAAAGCATTTCTCCCGGCTTTTTTAAGGAGCTTATCCAGTATGGCGGTGAAGTGGAGGTCTTTTTCCCGTCGTTTTTAAAATTGATCAATTTCAGAATAAATAACCGCAATCATCGCAAGCTTTGCATCATTGACCGAAAAATAGCCTATATTGGCGGGTTTAATATCGGTAATGAATACTTGGGATTGGATAAAAAATTTGGCTATTGGCGCGACACACATCTAAAGGTTCGCGGTGAGTCAGTTAATCAACTACAAGGAAGATTCCTATTAGACTGGAATTATGCCGCAAAGAACAAGTTGAATCTTGTGCCCTATTCTGTTCCCGTCGAAAAGCCTGAAGGTGACACGCCTGTTCAGATTATTGCCAGCGGGCCAAACTCAGAAACGGAACATATCAAAAACGCTTATATAAAACTGATTACGTCTGCCAAAAAAACGGTATACATCCAAACACCATATTTTGTTCCTGATGCTAGTTTTATGGATGCTTGTAAAATCGCCTTGCTCTCAGGTGTAGATGTCAGTATTATGATACCAAGTAAAGGTGATTCCCCTATCGTCTATTGGGCTACCATGTCGTACGCAGGAGAACTGATCGATTACGGGGCAAAAATTTATCTGTATGAAAAAGGCTTCATCCATGCGAAAACAATAGTAGTGGATCAGGAAGTGGCCTCTGTTGGGACTGCTAATATCGACACTCGAAGTTTTAGGTTAAATTTTGAAGTGAATGCCGTTTTGTACGATGAAAAAGCAGCTACACAACTTCACAGCCTATTCTTACAGGATTGCAAGGATAGCTCTGAATATTCGATTGCAAGATATAAAGATCGATCGATCCTAAATAAATTTAAAGAGGCCATAACACGCCTCTTATCACCCATACTTTAA
- a CDS encoding RDD family protein gives MNEDHLDIKTPEYVSIQFQLAGLGSRAAAFIIDQVLLMIINILTIVVLYFVMDGMSSMPFFLVDNSIPLAIALIILFIVNGGYFFVFEFFSGGRTLGKKLVGIRVLQENGHSITLLSSFIRNLIRIIDSLPTAYFLGIVMIFFHSKHKRLGDLVAGTIVVHERKPKRKKRLSTIEKEIENRGLSMNDLTLDEWTLKSLGMKEWKLLSTYASRFHQIPLAERNQLTQQMAEILFPKIGMEVQGKLESEWEDTLLVLYLLLRDEWEFQF, from the coding sequence GTGAATGAAGACCATTTGGATATTAAAACACCTGAATACGTGTCGATTCAGTTTCAGCTTGCCGGATTAGGAAGCAGGGCAGCTGCTTTTATCATCGATCAGGTACTGTTAATGATAATAAATATTTTAACAATCGTTGTCCTTTATTTTGTGATGGACGGGATGTCATCGATGCCGTTTTTTCTCGTGGATAATTCAATCCCGTTGGCAATAGCTCTTATTATTCTGTTTATTGTGAATGGGGGCTACTTTTTTGTCTTTGAATTTTTTTCAGGTGGAAGAACGCTTGGGAAAAAGCTAGTCGGAATTCGGGTATTACAGGAAAATGGGCATAGTATCACCTTGTTATCAAGTTTCATTCGGAATCTCATCCGTATTATTGATTCTTTGCCAACAGCTTACTTCCTTGGGATTGTTATGATATTTTTTCATTCGAAACATAAGAGACTTGGGGATCTCGTCGCCGGAACGATTGTCGTCCATGAACGAAAGCCAAAGCGGAAGAAGAGACTCTCGACCATTGAAAAAGAAATCGAAAATCGCGGTCTCTCCATGAATGATTTGACACTCGATGAATGGACGTTAAAATCGTTGGGGATGAAGGAATGGAAACTGCTTAGCACCTATGCAAGCCGATTCCATCAAATTCCATTAGCTGAAAGAAATCAGCTCACACAGCAAATGGCTGAAATCCTGTTTCCAAAGATAGGGATGGAAGTACAAGGGAAATTGGAAAGTGAATGGGAAGATACACTTCTTGTTCTATATTTATTGCTGCGGGATGAATGGGAATTTCAATTCTAA
- a CDS encoding stage II sporulation protein M, whose translation MNVKQFIKMHRDDWKQLEQLMVTMSKGKKAITGETITNYHRIYQKAAQNLSYSQTYFPNDDVTQYLNGLVSKSHNLLYKDQISSFKQIRHFFSTQFIGLLLEQWKFVVAAFILFFIGAIGSFIAVLNDPLHIYAILPAEIAQGVNPDQLGTGDAVNSSLMSASIMTNNIKVAIFAFAGGITFGLVTVYLLINNGIIIGALAALFWHHEKSYDFWAYIVPHGMIELTAIFIAGGAGLLMGYKLFVPGQYTRGYQLKHHAKRSVQLLLGTIPLFVIAGVIEGFITPAKISLEAKYIVALLTVIGFILYIIIGKLKRNSATPTGDFDS comes from the coding sequence ATGAATGTAAAACAATTCATAAAAATGCATCGTGATGACTGGAAACAGCTTGAACAATTGATGGTCACGATGAGTAAAGGCAAAAAGGCAATTACCGGTGAAACGATAACAAATTATCACAGAATCTATCAAAAAGCAGCCCAGAATCTTTCGTACAGTCAAACCTACTTTCCAAATGACGATGTAACACAGTACTTAAATGGACTTGTTTCCAAGTCACATAACTTGTTGTACAAGGATCAAATTTCGAGTTTTAAACAAATTCGCCATTTTTTCAGCACCCAATTTATTGGGTTATTACTAGAACAATGGAAATTTGTCGTGGCAGCGTTTATTTTATTTTTTATTGGTGCCATCGGTAGTTTTATCGCTGTTTTGAATGACCCGCTGCATATTTATGCCATTCTACCAGCTGAAATTGCGCAAGGTGTGAACCCCGACCAGCTAGGAACGGGTGATGCAGTCAACTCTTCACTGATGTCGGCCAGCATTATGACTAACAATATCAAGGTAGCCATCTTCGCCTTTGCTGGTGGGATCACCTTTGGGCTTGTGACGGTATATTTACTCATCAATAACGGGATCATCATTGGCGCACTCGCTGCCCTTTTTTGGCATCACGAGAAATCCTATGATTTTTGGGCCTATATCGTTCCCCATGGAATGATTGAGCTCACAGCCATTTTTATTGCCGGAGGCGCCGGACTGTTAATGGGCTATAAGCTCTTTGTTCCCGGACAGTACACAAGAGGCTACCAATTAAAACATCACGCCAAAAGATCTGTGCAGCTCCTGCTTGGAACCATTCCACTATTTGTTATCGCCGGAGTCATAGAAGGCTTTATCACACCGGCGAAGATTTCGTTAGAAGCAAAATATATTGTCGCACTCCTAACGGTGATAGGTTTTATTCTCTATATCATTATTGGCAAGTTAAAACGTAACAGTGCCACACCTACAGGAGATTTTGATTCATAA
- a CDS encoding DUF58 domain-containing protein, with product MTKSLKSLWARFLFQDSGILPTKRLILLFLILTVALLIGTGWGISWGYVILSNIVVLIVSLLDLLFSPKKGQLSFQRTMGDELERGITYPVKIVVRNSSAQSFTYRIFDGIPRSFARPFPLIGTIPKETVMEHSYDTVAKERGKFEFDKLYFRYTSFLGLWEKQTTAEMKETVKVIPDLTETKRYLKNAQQFLTYEGLKIRRHRSGVGDFSKIRSYVVGDDPRKINWRQTAKQQEVMTNEYEPEHGKYITILLDCGRMMGAELKKGNRLEKSLEAALTVAAAALQKGDYVSVLAFSKKIKVFVPPAKGLAHLQTILQAIYDVRVDAAESNYASVLQYLELVQKKRSLLLLFSDIRTFLHEESAFMLLQRLRKKHLFFMIGIEDQTISKRINEMPNTVHAAMVKSIAQQQLLIKKREKKKWEKQGLQMIEAREERLAIAAVSHYIDIMNQNLL from the coding sequence GTGACCAAATCATTGAAGAGCTTGTGGGCTCGGTTCCTGTTCCAAGATAGCGGAATATTGCCGACAAAGCGGCTCATCCTGCTCTTTCTCATTCTCACCGTTGCATTATTGATTGGAACAGGTTGGGGAATATCATGGGGATATGTGATTTTGAGTAATATTGTAGTATTGATAGTAAGCTTACTAGACTTACTCTTCTCGCCGAAAAAAGGCCAGCTTTCCTTTCAACGAACTATGGGTGATGAGTTAGAACGGGGTATTACCTATCCAGTGAAGATTGTGGTTCGGAATTCTTCCGCCCAATCCTTTACATATCGAATCTTCGATGGAATACCAAGATCATTTGCTAGACCGTTTCCTCTGATTGGAACGATCCCAAAAGAAACGGTAATGGAGCATTCGTATGATACGGTGGCTAAGGAAAGAGGTAAGTTCGAATTCGACAAGCTTTATTTTCGTTATACGAGTTTTCTGGGGTTATGGGAGAAACAAACCACAGCGGAAATGAAGGAAACAGTCAAAGTTATTCCAGATTTAACTGAGACCAAACGGTATTTGAAGAATGCCCAGCAATTTTTAACATATGAAGGATTGAAAATTCGCAGGCATCGAAGTGGTGTTGGTGATTTTTCCAAGATTCGTAGTTATGTGGTTGGCGACGATCCCCGTAAAATTAACTGGCGGCAAACAGCAAAGCAACAAGAGGTCATGACTAATGAATACGAACCGGAACATGGGAAATATATTACGATATTACTTGATTGCGGCAGAATGATGGGGGCTGAATTGAAAAAGGGGAACCGCTTAGAGAAGTCGTTAGAAGCGGCACTTACAGTTGCGGCAGCAGCCCTTCAAAAAGGAGATTATGTTTCTGTTCTTGCCTTTTCCAAAAAAATTAAGGTATTTGTCCCGCCGGCCAAGGGATTGGCACATTTGCAGACAATCCTTCAAGCAATTTATGATGTGAGAGTGGATGCTGCAGAGTCCAATTACGCCTCGGTACTTCAATACTTAGAATTGGTGCAAAAGAAACGGAGTCTCTTGCTTTTATTTAGTGATATTAGAACGTTTCTTCATGAGGAAAGTGCATTCATGTTATTGCAGCGGCTTCGGAAGAAGCATTTATTTTTCATGATTGGCATCGAGGATCAGACAATCAGTAAGAGAATCAATGAGATGCCAAATACAGTGCATGCAGCGATGGTGAAAAGCATTGCCCAGCAGCAGCTTTTGATTAAGAAACGGGAGAAGAAAAAATGGGAAAAACAGGGCCTGCAAATGATTGAGGCCCGTGAGGAAAGACTGGCAATTGCCGCCGTTTCCCATTATATCGATATTATGAATCAAAATCTCCTGTAG
- a CDS encoding MoxR family ATPase has translation MKTEIISFLEKYEERILGQSLNLRLLLSAILAGGHVLLEGVPGTGKTQMVRTLASLLGGSFNRIQFTPDLLPSDITGSMIYNMKEGRFQTLKGPIFTNILLADEINRTPAKTQAALLEAMEEKQVTIQGETYPLPKIFFVVATQNPIEFEGTYPLPEAQQDRFLFKLRIDFPTFEEEKMVLKQVMEDSFDEKQLSSIIDMDTFLRIRNEIAQVKVSDSVLDYTMQIVRKTRGTEAIRYGASTRAGISIGKAAQSWAYLAGRDYVTPDDIKMVARPALRHRIQLSPHVELEGATGDQIIEELVGSVPVPR, from the coding sequence ATGAAAACAGAAATAATATCCTTTTTAGAGAAATATGAAGAGCGGATACTTGGTCAGAGTCTAAATCTAAGACTGTTGTTATCTGCCATTTTAGCAGGGGGACATGTACTTTTAGAAGGTGTACCGGGCACCGGGAAAACGCAAATGGTACGGACGCTGGCAAGTCTCTTAGGCGGTAGTTTTAACCGGATTCAATTTACACCCGATTTACTGCCAAGTGATATCACAGGCAGTATGATCTACAATATGAAGGAGGGCCGTTTTCAAACATTGAAGGGTCCAATTTTTACGAATATCCTGCTTGCAGATGAAATTAACCGGACACCGGCAAAGACGCAGGCCGCATTGTTGGAAGCAATGGAGGAAAAGCAAGTCACAATCCAAGGAGAAACCTATCCCTTGCCTAAGATCTTCTTTGTTGTTGCCACCCAAAACCCAATTGAATTTGAAGGCACCTACCCACTGCCGGAAGCACAGCAGGATCGGTTCTTGTTCAAGTTGAGAATCGATTTTCCAACCTTTGAGGAAGAGAAAATGGTCCTAAAGCAAGTAATGGAAGACAGCTTTGACGAAAAGCAACTATCTTCAATCATAGACATGGATACTTTTTTAAGGATTAGAAATGAAATAGCGCAAGTGAAGGTTAGTGATAGTGTCTTAGATTATACGATGCAGATTGTCAGAAAAACGCGAGGTACTGAAGCCATTCGCTATGGTGCCAGTACAAGGGCAGGGATCTCAATTGGAAAGGCAGCACAATCTTGGGCCTACTTGGCAGGCAGAGATTATGTGACACCAGATGATATCAAAATGGTTGCAAGGCCCGCATTACGACATCGAATTCAGTTATCCCCACATGTAGAATTGGAGGGAGCAACCGGTGACCAAATCATTGAAGAGCTTGTGGGCTCGGTTCCTGTTCCAAGATAG
- a CDS encoding DUF4350 domain-containing protein — protein sequence MKSTAKGKTWMWLIVLLILFLAISYFSFSPKPKVYPGYVSDSPSPTGVKAFYTYLNKEMSVKTWNHSPKLLPKSKQNKLLIMVEPSFNPNTEVMEEYVKFMKAGNTVLLLQTNPKGMFDVDTEYTEQTASPDIYDQADKHYRSEVRSQLRLQKTKNDEVLLNNQQETIALKRPYGKGYLIVAIAPEWMTNGDLLKKDHLPLLLYLLNEGEPESILFDEYIHGGENASSILTVYPMWFLLLVLQGTILVLLWLWLKGKRFGPIFALREESVRFSDEGIQAIAAWYMRGKRYHDSLQIQAEYVKLLLQERWHIPYSQEWKEMSSNFEKKWTRMPAGEIKTYLNGLITVLEKEKISKQEYLLWSRKLEQLRKEVEA from the coding sequence ATGAAATCAACAGCAAAAGGTAAGACATGGATGTGGCTAATTGTCCTGCTCATCCTCTTTTTAGCCATTAGTTATTTTTCCTTTTCACCAAAGCCTAAAGTTTACCCAGGGTATGTATCTGACTCCCCCTCACCCACAGGTGTAAAGGCATTTTATACATATTTAAATAAGGAAATGAGTGTCAAGACGTGGAATCATTCACCTAAATTGCTTCCAAAAAGTAAACAAAATAAATTGTTGATTATGGTGGAACCTTCATTTAATCCAAACACGGAAGTAATGGAGGAATACGTTAAGTTTATGAAAGCAGGTAATACTGTTCTCTTACTTCAAACCAACCCAAAAGGGATGTTTGATGTAGACACGGAATATACAGAACAAACGGCCTCCCCAGATATCTATGACCAGGCAGATAAACATTATCGTTCAGAGGTTCGTTCACAGCTTAGGCTGCAAAAGACCAAGAATGATGAGGTTCTATTGAATAATCAACAAGAAACGATTGCACTTAAACGGCCTTATGGTAAAGGCTATTTGATTGTTGCGATTGCGCCTGAATGGATGACTAATGGAGACCTATTAAAAAAGGATCATTTACCCCTTCTTCTTTATCTTTTAAATGAGGGAGAGCCCGAGTCCATCTTGTTTGATGAATATATTCACGGCGGGGAAAATGCTTCCTCCATACTGACGGTCTACCCGATGTGGTTCTTACTGCTTGTTTTGCAGGGGACCATCTTGGTGCTTTTATGGCTATGGTTGAAGGGGAAGAGGTTTGGTCCCATTTTCGCCTTAAGGGAAGAATCTGTTCGTTTTAGTGATGAAGGAATTCAAGCAATTGCGGCATGGTACATGCGTGGCAAGCGATACCATGATTCCTTACAGATTCAAGCAGAATATGTCAAACTCTTGCTCCAAGAACGCTGGCACATTCCCTACAGCCAAGAATGGAAAGAAATGTCGAGTAATTTTGAGAAAAAATGGACGCGAATGCCTGCTGGTGAGATTAAGACATACCTAAATGGACTAATCACTGTCCTTGAAAAAGAAAAAATCAGTAAACAGGAATATCTATTATGGTCACGAAAACTGGAGCAATTACGAAAAGAGGTTGAAGCATGA